The following is a genomic window from Paenibacillus thiaminolyticus.
GATCGGCAAAACGTTTGCGTTATCGACCCTGCTTGGCGTCGCTGTCATGTCGTTCAGCACCGCCTTGCTGCATCCGGTGCAGCCGTTCACGGAGAATACATTTCTGGCAGCGGTATTCGGCGGCATCATTTTAGGGATCGGCGTAGGGTTGGTGATCCGCTTCGGCGGCTCTTTGGACGGTACGGAAATCGTGGCCATTTTGCTGAATAAAAAGACGCCTTTTTCTGTCGGCGAAATCGTCATGTTTTTCAACCTGTTCATTCTGTCGAGCGCAGGCTTCGTATTCGGCTGGGATCGGGCGATGTATTCGCTGATTGCCTATTACATTGCGTTCAAAATGATTGATATTACGGTAGAAGGCTTGAATGATTCCAAAGCAGTATGGATTATTAGCGAGAACTATAAGGCCATCGGGGATGCGCTCCTGAGCCGGCTGGGCCGCGGGGTGACGTACATGAATGGGGAAGGGGGCTTCTCCGGCGACGAGAAGAAGATTATTTTCACGGTCATTACCCGGTTGGAGGAAGCGAAGCTGAAATCCATCGTCGAAGAGCAGGATCCGCAAGCGTTTCTGGCGATCGGCAATATCCATGACGTGAAGGGCGGACGCTTCAAAAAGAAAGATATTCACTAGGCAGCAAGGGCGTAGGACATATTTCGCATGTCTGTGCAGCAAGTCACGATATTTAAATCTTTGGAACTCTTTTCAAATTCATTCGTATAGGGTAATATGGATTGGGTTATCCAGATACGACAAAATGGGATAGGGAGCTGAACGTAAACATGAAAAGATGGTATAAGGGCGCGTTGGCGATCTTCTTTGTCTTCGCTCTCATCATCACGGGGTGCGGGGCCAAAGCGGCTGCTCCAAGAGCAGCGGTTGAAGGCGCATTTGAAAAGGCGCTTGAATTGAAATCATACGGATTCGAAACATCCATCGTAATCGATGATTTGCAAATTAATGCAGCGAGCGCGACGGATCCGAACGCGCAGATGGTCATGAGCATGCTGAAGAACGCGGAGCTGAAAATCTCCGGCGCTGTCCAGCAGGAGCCATTGCAGCTTGAAGCGAACCTGGAAGTGAAGCTCCAGGGCGATATGGCAATGACATTCACGCTTCCAATGGTAATGACGGAAGACAAGATGTGGATTAAAGTGCCGAACATTCCGATGCTTCCAATGCCGACCGAGATCGTTGGCAAGTTCATCGAGTTCGACCTGAAGCAGCTGGCAGAAGAATCCGGCGAACCAATGCCTACGGCAGCAGACATGAAGACGATGCAAAATGCGTCTAACGATCTGGTGAAGGCCGTGCTTGGCAAGTTCGACGAGAAATCTTTCTTCGTTAATGTCGACAAGAAGGAAGCTGCTCTGCCGGAAGGCGTAGATGTGAATCAAGTAGTGAAATTCAACGTCAACAATGACAACTTCGATCAATTCGTGACGACATTGGTGAAGGACGCGCTTCCTGCCGCACTCGACGCGCTGAACAAGGATGAGTATCTCAAGCTGTTCGAGCTGGAGAAGGCGGATATCGAAGAAGCGAAGAAGGAAATCGCTACGGACGAGAATGAATTGAAGAAGGGTATCGAAGAGATTAAAGAAACGATGAAAATCAATGAGCTTAGCTTGTTGACAGCCATTAATAAAGATCAATTCCCGACGTATCAACGTGCGGTAGTGAATCTTGAGTTCACCGAAGATGGAGACCAAGTGAAAATTGCCGCCAAGATGACGAACCAATATTCGAACATCAACAAGCCGGTTGAATTCAAAATCGGCAAGCCAGCGGATGCCATTACGATGGACGAATTAGAGGAAATGTTCGCTGGATATTAATAACATAGCGAGAAGAAAACCGGCTCTCATGGACGAGAGCCGGTTTTTGTTATGGAGTTCGACAGATGAACTTGTCCGTCCAGGCGAATCCAACCTCCAGTTGACGTTGACATTCTTTGTGGCTAATGTATATAATGTCTATATACAATAAGTAAGGTTAGGGGAGGCCTAATGATTCATATTCGCATCGTATCATCGACGGACGAGCCGATTTATGCGCAGATTGCGAGGCAGATCCGAACGGGGATATTCAATGGGGACTTGCCGCCGGGAACCCCGCTGCCTTCGATACGTCGATTGGCGAAGGATTTGCAGATTAGCGCCATCACGACGAAGCGCGCATACGAGGAGCTGGAGCGGGAAGGGTTCATTGACAGCATGGTAGGGCGAGGATCGTTCGTATCCGGCGAGAATCCGGAGCTGGTACGGGAGCAGCGGCTTCATCAGATGGAGATGAAGCTGGAGGAGTCCGTAAAGGAAGCCAAGGCGCTGAACGTATCCTGTGCCGACCTGATGGAACATATCCGCTTGCTGTATGAGGAGGAAGAGGAATGAACGCAATTGAAGTTCAGGGGATAACGAAGCATTATACGACCCGACGCATGGACAATATCAGCTTCACGGTGGAGCAAGGGTATATTACCGGGCTAATCGGGCCCAATGGAGCCGGCAAGTCGACGCTGCTCCGCATGCTCCTTCACATCGTCAAGCCTCAGCAGGGCGCCGTTAAGCTGCTTGGCATGGAGATGCCGCATCGGGAGCGGGACATTAAGCGCCAGGTCGGCTATATTTCGGATGAGAGCCATTTCTACCATCAGCTCCGCATGGATGAGATAAAGCGTATCGTCGCTCCGTTCTATCCAAATTGGGATGAGGGGCTGTACAAGCGGTTGATGGATCGCTTCGGCCTGTCCGGCAAGCAAAAGGTAGGTCAAGTCTCCAAAGGAATGAAGATGAAGTTCGCGATCGTCATGGCGTTGTCCCATCATCCGAGGCTTCTGCTGATGGATGAGCCTACGGCGGGTCTTGATCCGGTATTCCGGAGGGAGCTGCTTGAGCTATTGCTGGAGTGGATGGAGCAGGGGGACCGGACGATTCTGTATTCGACCCATGTGACGACAGATCTGGATCGGGCGGCAGATTATGTGCTTTTTCTTCATGAAGGGCAGGTGCTGTTCCATCGGGAGAAGGACCAGTTGTTCGATACGTACGCGATCGTGAAGGGCGATTCGCGGTTGTTGGACGATGATGTCCGCCGGATGTTCATTGGCATCCGGGAGACTGAGGTTGGCTTCGAGGGCCTTGTGCGGGAACGGGCGGAGGCAATGGAAGCTTTCGGTAAGGAAGCGTCCTTCGAGCGTCCTTCGCTGGAGGATATTATGTTTTATTCGACACGCACTCAGTCAGGAGGGATATTCTCATGATGCTGCTTATTCGGAAGGAACTGGTCGTTAGCGTGCGCTCTCTGCCTATTTTGCTGATCTTCATCGCTGTTTTTTCTCTCTCTACTTATCCGGTGGTTCACAATCTGTTGTTCGCCGGCATGCTGGGGAGCGCCATGTCTTTTATAAACAACCTGTCAGTAGACAAAAGGAATGAGGGATTCCGCTTTGTTTACAGCTTGCCTGTCCATCGTACCGAGATAGTCAAAGCCAAGTATGTTACCGGACTGCTGTATGCCGGGGCGGGTCTCGTGATTGGAATTATGCTGACCGCTGGATTGAAGCTTGCGGGCGGTTCGTATGATCTTCAACCGGCCAGTGTCGCGTGGACGCTCGCGTTGATTATCATGCTCCTGAGCGTCAACATTCCGGTCTATCTGCTGCTGGGGGACAAGGAGGGCATGGTAGCCATGGTTCTCATGATGGTCGTTCTGTTCGGATCTTCCGGAATTCTGAGCCACCTGGCGAAAGACCTGAGTATGGGAGACGGGATGTCATTGGGCGTACTTTCCGCGCTGAGCATGGGGATATCGCTTCTCCTGTATGGCGTGTCTTATGCGATTTCGGCGATCGGGTTCGCGAAGAAGGATTTGTAGCCGAAGGAGAAGGCCTGGCTCCTGTCCCAGAGCCATAAGTAATTGTTCTATCCAGGCGCCAGGCCTCCCTAGTAATCGCAGTGTTACAGCATCCTCCGGAGTATTGCAGTCCAGGAGGAGGACGCTACGATTTCTTCTTCCGCAGACGGCGGAAGAAATCGGTCAGCATCGCAGCGCATTCCTCCTGCAGCACGCCTTCGATAATGTCGACCCGATGATTGAAGCGGGGCTCCTGCAGCAGGTTCATGAGCGTTCCGGCACAGCCGGCCTTCGGATCGGCCGTCCCGTAGACGACACGCGGCAAGCGGGATTGAACGAGCGCCCCCGCGCACATCGGACACGGCTCCAGCGTGACGTATAAGGTGCAATCCAGCAGCCGCCACGCTCCGAGGGCGCTGCTTGCCTCCCGGATGGCGATCATCTCCGCATGAGCGGTTGAATCGAGCGTCGTCTCACGCAGATTATGGCCGCGGCCGATAATCTGCCCGTCCCGAACGACGACGGCGCCAATCGGCACCTCTCCGATATCCTCTGCCTTCTTCGCTTCCTCCATGGCTGCACGCATCCATTGTTCATGTACCATCATGTCTTCCATTGTTGATTCCCCCGTTATTCCTCGAACAGACATTCGGATTGTTAACACACTGTGCATAAATCTGTGGATAAACAAATTTGCGCACATAATTATCCACATTTTATCCATAGATGTTCACATTTTGTGTATAACTATGTTTGCAATCATTCTGTACCTGTCCACTGATGCATTCAATTATACTCTTTATTCTTCGTTATCTCCAAAAAACATGGACAAAATGCTATAGATTAAGATATGATTCGAATGTAAAGATCCAGTGAAATACTACATTTGTCAGGAAAAGTCGTCCCAGTTATCCACAGCTTGGGATAGACACCTGATAGAGGTGAAGCATGAAACTTTCAATCAAAGCTAAATTATCCATATCGATATCTTGTATTGTGCTCGTCGTGCTCTTACTTCATATGACCCTCACCTATACTATCACCAAGGATAAACTGATCGAGGAAATGCAGCAGCGCATGAATGTGATTGCGCAGCAGATTAATATCTCCTACAAGCAATCTCTGCAGACCTCCCAAGCATTTGAGATCCAAGTGGCTGAGAAATTATATATTGCTTCCATTTATGCGGCGGACAAGCTTCCTCCCAAGTTGGAAGAGGTGACGGATGAACAGCTCGAGAAGCTGTCCAAGGAATTGGGAATCGCCCATATTTCTTTGCTTCACCGTTCCCCCGACGGGGAGGATATTATTATCGAGAAGTCGTCCGACCTCAAGGAGATCGGCCTGTCCACCCGCACTTGGGGATACTGGTACAAAGCCTTTGAACAGATGTTGAACGGGGAGCCGGTCACGGTGCAGGAAGGCCAGACGATGAACCATTTCTGGTCCGGTCCGTTCGATGTCTCGACGTCCAATCCGGAATTCATGGACAAGTGGGGGTATTACTACGACGGCAAGCGGGATTATATTATTAATCCTTATATACGCGACGGGAATGTAGATGTATATTCAGAGCTGAACAAGCCGGATCTGCTCATCCATCAGACAATTCGCACCCAGGCGAATGTGGTGGAGATCAGCGCGTTGAATCCGCGGGCGATGGAACAGATTCCGAAGATTACGCTGCGCAGCGACGGCGTCCAATATATTCGGCAGCAGGACAGCCGGGTGCTGTACGGGATTTATAATATCCGCGACAACCGTGACATCGGCTATGTCCGGGAAGCGCTGGCCGAGAACAAGCCGTTATTCTATGAGGCCATTTATCAAAAGCGCCCTATTATTAAGGGCTTTGTTCCGATTCAGGGAATGCAGAGTCAGGAGCCTTACGTATTGAGCGTAGTTATGGATTTTGAATCGCTGAATGCGGCGCTGCACGATCAATTGATGCGGAATATCGCGATCGGAGTCCTGCTGCTGGAAGCGGTCCTGATATGCAGCTATCTGTTCGCAGGCATGATTATTAAGCCGATCAAGTCGATATTGAACAAGGTCAATATGATATCCGCTGGCCAGTTCGACACCCAGTTGAACATCGAGCGACAGGATGAGCTTGGGCTGCTGGCCAATCGCATTAATATGATGGCCCGCAATCTTCAGCTCTCTACCGGCCGGTTAACCGCGCTCTATGAAGAGAACCGGGAGATGAAGGAGCATCTGGAATCGTTCATCAACCAGTCGAATGATGCGATCCATGTGACCGATCTGCAGGGCCAGGTAAAGCGGGTGAACCAGGCCTTCGTCGATATGTTCGGATGGACGGAGGAGGAAGTGGTAGGCCAGCCGCTGCCCACACTGCCTGAATCGGCCATGGAGGAGGAGCGGAGATCGGAAGCGGCGCTTGTCGACG
Proteins encoded in this region:
- a CDS encoding YitT family protein, producing MTDSPKEQSGFAEQSQRTCDEQAGAEHNSNAMLAASIPGIDPAAAVAALQPSYQHTKMGFAKMLRQIIFIALGSIMMGVGLELFLVPNQITDGGVTGISIILSHVTSVPLGVFLFLLNIPFLIMGYKQIGKTFALSTLLGVAVMSFSTALLHPVQPFTENTFLAAVFGGIILGIGVGLVIRFGGSLDGTEIVAILLNKKTPFSVGEIVMFFNLFILSSAGFVFGWDRAMYSLIAYYIAFKMIDITVEGLNDSKAVWIISENYKAIGDALLSRLGRGVTYMNGEGGFSGDEKKIIFTVITRLEEAKLKSIVEEQDPQAFLAIGNIHDVKGGRFKKKDIH
- a CDS encoding DUF6612 family protein gives rise to the protein MKRWYKGALAIFFVFALIITGCGAKAAAPRAAVEGAFEKALELKSYGFETSIVIDDLQINAASATDPNAQMVMSMLKNAELKISGAVQQEPLQLEANLEVKLQGDMAMTFTLPMVMTEDKMWIKVPNIPMLPMPTEIVGKFIEFDLKQLAEESGEPMPTAADMKTMQNASNDLVKAVLGKFDEKSFFVNVDKKEAALPEGVDVNQVVKFNVNNDNFDQFVTTLVKDALPAALDALNKDEYLKLFELEKADIEEAKKEIATDENELKKGIEEIKETMKINELSLLTAINKDQFPTYQRAVVNLEFTEDGDQVKIAAKMTNQYSNINKPVEFKIGKPADAITMDELEEMFAGY
- a CDS encoding GntR family transcriptional regulator — encoded protein: MIHIRIVSSTDEPIYAQIARQIRTGIFNGDLPPGTPLPSIRRLAKDLQISAITTKRAYEELEREGFIDSMVGRGSFVSGENPELVREQRLHQMEMKLEESVKEAKALNVSCADLMEHIRLLYEEEEE
- a CDS encoding ABC transporter ATP-binding protein yields the protein MNAIEVQGITKHYTTRRMDNISFTVEQGYITGLIGPNGAGKSTLLRMLLHIVKPQQGAVKLLGMEMPHRERDIKRQVGYISDESHFYHQLRMDEIKRIVAPFYPNWDEGLYKRLMDRFGLSGKQKVGQVSKGMKMKFAIVMALSHHPRLLLMDEPTAGLDPVFRRELLELLLEWMEQGDRTILYSTHVTTDLDRAADYVLFLHEGQVLFHREKDQLFDTYAIVKGDSRLLDDDVRRMFIGIRETEVGFEGLVRERAEAMEAFGKEASFERPSLEDIMFYSTRTQSGGIFS
- a CDS encoding ABC-2 transporter permease, whose translation is MMLLIRKELVVSVRSLPILLIFIAVFSLSTYPVVHNLLFAGMLGSAMSFINNLSVDKRNEGFRFVYSLPVHRTEIVKAKYVTGLLYAGAGLVIGIMLTAGLKLAGGSYDLQPASVAWTLALIIMLLSVNIPVYLLLGDKEGMVAMVLMMVVLFGSSGILSHLAKDLSMGDGMSLGVLSALSMGISLLLYGVSYAISAIGFAKKDL
- the tadA gene encoding tRNA adenosine(34) deaminase TadA, giving the protein MEDMMVHEQWMRAAMEEAKKAEDIGEVPIGAVVVRDGQIIGRGHNLRETTLDSTAHAEMIAIREASSALGAWRLLDCTLYVTLEPCPMCAGALVQSRLPRVVYGTADPKAGCAGTLMNLLQEPRFNHRVDIIEGVLQEECAAMLTDFFRRLRKKKS
- a CDS encoding PAS domain S-box protein, with product MKLSIKAKLSISISCIVLVVLLLHMTLTYTITKDKLIEEMQQRMNVIAQQINISYKQSLQTSQAFEIQVAEKLYIASIYAADKLPPKLEEVTDEQLEKLSKELGIAHISLLHRSPDGEDIIIEKSSDLKEIGLSTRTWGYWYKAFEQMLNGEPVTVQEGQTMNHFWSGPFDVSTSNPEFMDKWGYYYDGKRDYIINPYIRDGNVDVYSELNKPDLLIHQTIRTQANVVEISALNPRAMEQIPKITLRSDGVQYIRQQDSRVLYGIYNIRDNRDIGYVREALAENKPLFYEAIYQKRPIIKGFVPIQGMQSQEPYVLSVVMDFESLNAALHDQLMRNIAIGVLLLEAVLICSYLFAGMIIKPIKSILNKVNMISAGQFDTQLNIERQDELGLLANRINMMARNLQLSTGRLTALYEENREMKEHLESFINQSNDAIHVTDLQGQVKRVNQAFVDMFGWTEEEVVGQPLPTLPESAMEEERRSEAALVDGQSVSNRETTRLTKDGRLLDVSVSTSPIYDENGQRIAWASITRDMTSRKRMEELLRRSEKLTTVGQLAAGVAHEIRNPLTTLRGFLQLQQQTKRVNTSHVELMLSEMERINLIVSEFLILAKPQAVRFQPKDVRLIMNSVLSLLDSQANLHNIEFVKRFDEDVPLVDCEENQLKQVFINIMKNAMEAMPCGGEIELIVEARGTASVIVIIKDYGIGIPAEDLSRLGDPFFTNKEKGTGLGLMVSQQIIHRHRGNMDITSELNRGTQVMVTLPAVDPSHPAGADRLPVPAGENMPT